In one Cervus canadensis isolate Bull #8, Minnesota chromosome 22, ASM1932006v1, whole genome shotgun sequence genomic region, the following are encoded:
- the LOC122424598 gene encoding PRELI domain-containing protein 1, mitochondrial: MVKYFLGQSVLRSSWDQVFAAFWQRYPNPYSKHVLTEDIVHREVTSDQKLLSRRLLTKTNRMPRWAERLFPANVAHSVYILEDSIVDPQNQTMTTFTWNINHARLMMVEERCVYRVNSDNSGWTEIRREAWVSSSLFGVSRAVQEFGLARFKSNVTKTMKGFEYILAKLQGEAPPKTLVETAKEAKEKAKETALAATEKAKDLASKAATKKQQQQQQFV, translated from the coding sequence ATGGTGAAGTATTTCCTGGGCCAGAGCGTGCTACGGAGTTCCTGGGACCAAGTGTTCGCTGCCTTCTGGCAGCGGTACCCGAATCCCTATAGCAAACATGTCTTGACGGAAGACATAGTGCACCGAGAGGTGACCTCTGACCAGAAGCTCCTGTCCCGACGACTCCTGACCAAGACGAACAGGATGCCCCGCTGGGCTGAGCGACTATTTCCTGCCAATGTTGCTCACTCAGTGTACATCCTGGAGGATTCTATTGTGGACCCACAAAACCAGACCATGACCACCTTCACCTGGAACATCAACCACGCCCGGCTGATGATGGTGGAGGAACGATGTGTTTACCGTGTGAACTCTGATAACAGCGGCTGGACCGAAATCCGCCGGGAAGCCTGGGTCTCCTCTAGCTTATTTGGTGTCTCCAGAGCTGTCCAGGAATTTGGTCTCGCGCGGTTCAAAAGCAACGTGACCAAGACTATGAAGGGTTTTGAATACATCTTGGCCAAGCTGCAAGGTGAGGCCCCTCCCAAAACCCTTGTTGAAACAGCCAAGGAAGCCAAGGAGAAGGCCAAGGAGACGGCACTGGCAGCTACGGAGAAGGCCAAGGACCTTGCCAGCAAGGCAGCCacgaagaagcagcagcagcagcagcagttcgtGTAG